Part of the Plasmodium vinckei vinckei genome assembly, chromosome: PVVCY_13 genome, ttacaacaaaatgataataatgacagtgattaatattaacaaatttaaacGGTATTTTCATACGCTCTCTTTGCCCaattacatatatgcatatattgtatatgtGGGttttaaaagtatatacgtatatatattatataaacatgcacttgtttatttttcatgatttatcatattataacaaaaaagaaaaatatgtatatttataagatAGTAAATCCTgttgaataaaaatatggatagGAAAAAAAGTATAGCCTTTTCaatatcaaaaattttaaatatacttttattattggtGTCCATATTAAGGACTTGATatgtttaattatataataactttctttaatttcacataatattttttaataagtaTAAAACGTcctaaaataattttttttttaaatatgttcttaaaaaatggtaatattaaattaaaaaaaaaaaaaaaaaaagaggatataggaaaacaaataagtattttgtatatattatatgaaacATGAAACAAACAActatatacttatataaGTGTGtagacaataaaaaaaaattccattattataaaatgtataaatatatcaccAATATATATGAGCATATTCTATACATACAGGCGTGTTTGGTATAATGCAAATTAAAATAgtaacaataaaatatatatatataatttttattaaatcttGATAATTTGGGTCTACATTTTATCCAAGCTTTGggcatttatattatatgctatatttttttattttcataatttccCTTATAATTGGATATAAATCGATATTTCTCAATATAATGAatgtattaattaaaatcgcccattaaaaataagacgttaaaaaaaagaaagggACAATAAATTAGGTaggtatgtatatatacctataaatatggatatatCACTGAAagatatatgtataaattaacaaaatttagAATGCtgtttcattaatattattattttcttgatTATGATGTTCTTCATTGTACTTGTGGaataaatcatataataaaagtgaaattataaaagaaaacaatatttccttttaaaaattatgtccagttttttttttaaacattttcatttaataaattatcaaaTGATACACCTTTGCTTAAACATCgaatataatgataaataaaatctCCCATTAAAATAAGTTGAACTATTTGCATAATAACAACCCAAACTCCAACGTAAGATTTAAtctataaattataaaaaaaaaaaattatgaacatgTAAGGAATAAACAAGCGGtgcacacatatatatacatatacatgCACAAAAAGTGTAAGAcaaacatattattttttcttacaATATTATCGGAGGAATTCAATTCTTTATATGATACAATCCAAAAAAGAAAGGATAAAAcctatgaaaaaataaatatcgcAATTTGTATAACcatcattaaaaaaatggatagtataatttttctttattctttttaGTTTTCGATACTCACTTTTGATAAAGCTTGAGAAGCTAAGAAATGGGTTGTAAATGCTGCCACTTTTCCCTGAACAAgtcagaaaaaaatatcattttgaggtaaattatatgaacaaGGAATGTGTGTGCAAACTAGCTAGCCATATATCGccatgattttttttttttctcatatTTACCTCTTTTTGAAACATAGACAATTGTGGTAACACACAAACAGACTCAAGGTAAAGGGCAAATGACCAGGATACCTAAAAAGggaaaacatataaaaaaatgataatataaaacgGCACAAAAATATGGACTATCGCCAACATCCTCAACATTGTTAGCAAAGAGATAAACACCATTTGACTCTGATTTATTTTCGTTTTCAATTTCTTACATCAGCGGGGAAAAATGAATTCAAGGAGggatgaataaaaatagaaataacaaaagccggaattattaaaaacatattattaaaaatatcatttgAACTatcatatgtttttttatatttatatctacataaatatacaacGCAACAATttgtaaataatgaaattgcTTCAACTAATTGATATAGCCAATCTCCACTTTTATCATATGGTAAATATCCTTCAAAAGGTACAATAGATAATAATCTAGctgtatttaatataacatAGCATtccatcatttttaatgaCACACCTGCGCATGACTTGCTCATTTCAATTTTTAGGAAAACCATCAAAAACGAAAACATGCTTATTATGGAGGataatgttaataaaaatgaaaagtcTCCATcggaaaataaatgataaaatataaaaactaGTACTAAAAATGATGTGTATACTTTTATTGAAAAACTATGTTCTGACAAATACCTCTTCAGCTTTTCTGGGTCATTAACTACTCTTAAAAAATCGTTTACTACCTTCattttgatataaaaatatatgaactgttcatgtatttataattattattgcgGCCAAAATTAGCACTTGTTTAAATTGctacatatgcatatatatatattttgtatttttccGGAAATGTGTTTTATCTTTTGTTTAACacacaaaattaattatataaaaacttAAAAGCTTTATGCCTGTAATgtgctattatttttatctgtGAAATGGatgaaaatacaaatagtataaaatattaggGAATACTTAAATAATGTacatacatttatataattacaaatgataatataaacaatcATTACATgcgcatatatatatatatatatatatatgtatgtatgaaTTTCCGCTTTTTCGATTTGTTTATAGCAagtttaataattatttatattttatttgctactatatatattgtattcTTCGTATTACAGTATCATTCAATGTTAAGAAAAAATCGTAACACACCACAATACACTATATACGGATGtaagtataaaatatgtacaaaatatatcatttatattttttttattttcatattttttaccttacaatttgttataattttcgTATCCTGTATTctcctttttattattattttatattttttatggtttattttttaatattattttgcgagttatatataattataaattattttaatattattgctaatattttagattatttttctctagttttatttttacaatttgaTCATGCTCATGCTATACTTAGCATTCTGTGccttaaaattttttttttttgattaagcatatatgcattattaatatataataaatatatatttttttaattacacAAATAAAATCGCTTACAATGCTTATTATGCTATGTtgtgtataaataaatatatgcatgtttttaatatatataaaattcttTTCCATGTTCCAATAttattggaaaaaaaaaataaaataaaataaatgattaataaatgaatgaaataaaaataaatataatgctgtatcaataaaataacggtaaaaaaaattattattaaaataaaaataaaaagactatctttatttttatcatatttcaTATACAAAGAGAGAGGAAAAttgcatttttaatattacttACAAAATTGggatttttaattttataaaaaaagtcaggaaaaaacatatgcatatatttttatttatatacttattatatcatttattttgtgaagcatttatgaaaaaaaaggagaggaaaatggaaaatatattcatataatatacacatatctataattatatgtgcaagtcatatttttacacaTTATACATACCTCTTTTGTACTTTTATTTCAAGTACTTATATAGATAGTTAAAAGAAAAGTACTACATTACTCtatcaataaataaatacccTTTAATCTTAAAAATGcaatgtataaatatatttcatataatacaaAGAATACTGAAAtcaaatatgaaaaattattctaGCTAGCGATTTTAAGAttgttattaaaaaatagatagctagattgtataaaaaaaaaaaattgcacAGATTAACAATTCAACTTATTTTCcatactattttattactttcactttattttcaatatagACTTTTAAAAGAtcctttttcatttgatcTGTTAACTTTTTTCCccttaaaaattgtatgtCAATTTAAAGgcacatattatatatgtatgtgtgTTTCCCCTATGttcttaataatttatgcaCAGTTcaggtttttttttaataattcgctttaaaatatgatatttggctgtattatatttctatgttcataaatatttcgttataattttatccAATTGCGAAACAGCATTTGTTCGGATATAAATGCTACAACATACTTATGTGCatgcattttattttcccaCTTCCAAGGGGTTATTTCGAATAGCattcttttctttatttccCCTCTATTTTTTGTGGCTAGTTAATCATTTTAATATctaaaatttgaaaatatggagatataattttccattGGAACTTTAGTAAATGGGAATAATATGGGCATGTGTgcacatatttttgtttatatggttattcattatttttttttatcaaatttgttatttgatttgtttttattttaattattatttttttctatttgcAATTGTtgaaaataagaaaattttaatgagTGTGTATATCATATATGATGAGCAATCAGTGCGTACTTtgcattttaaaaataaaatttatttataaatgaaaCATTGGGCTATCCTTTTTtcctttcattttttatttccgattttttttttaatttgaaaataatatatatgtatatgcatatattattctctttaccttttatatatcatatatttgtatatatagaaattttattttttttattttttgctgTTATCTCAATGTAGAGCGGTAAAAGAAGGTgagttaaaaaattataaaacagtcaaataaaaatggataataaaaaaagtgaaacgGATGATGGAAAAGAAGATATGTCAGGAAAAACTGATtcgaatttaaaaaatgataaggatgataaatataatagtgAGATGAAGGAAAGTGTGAGTTCCCATGAAATCAAAGAAAATATCTTACCATCTGAAActtcaaaaaatgaaaaaaaagacgaTCAAGGAATGCCGTCAAAGGAAGAAAATGTGTTGGATTATGTTGAAAAGAAAATAGATGAACAATtaaatattgtaaaaaataataataatatcataATGGCATTGGAAAGTAAAATAGAGCCAAACCCTGTTCAGTCGAGCATGAGCAAAGCTGAAGAACATGAAAAGGGAATAGATAAATCTGAGAGTGATAGCAACGACTTTGTTGACATATGGAAAAGGATGAATTATTTTGCCTTAGAGGATGACACACAAAATGAAAGTAACAAAAAAGTTGGAAAAGATGAAATATGCAATGAGAAGCCAATCGAAAAAGAAAcagatttaaaaaaaaaaaaaatggtgaTAAATGTTATAgacaaatattttgttcaaATCCCATTGAAATCTATAATGAATGTATTTcgaaatattcaaaaagaaatggaaaaaaattttacaataataactttatttatagaaaaaaaattattaaatttaaatgaaaaaatgcaGTTAgctaaaataaatacaataattgaaaagttaaatgcattaaaaaaaagagttATTGAATCTAAGGAGATGCTTAGtcaatttataaaaaaacttcATACTAGGttagaatatatatatgaagaagaagataTACAAGTAGAAAGTTTGAAaagaaattttaatttttattcttatgaaaaaagaataaattgGCTAGTTGATGGCTATTTGTGTAGATATGGATATTTTAATACTAgtgaaatattttgtaagaGATATAAATTAGACAATTATTCTGATtcctatatttataaagaatatcttttaatattaaatgaattaagaatgcataatataaaacCTGGATTAGAATGGtgtcaaaaatataaatctcaattaaaaaaaatggattcTACTATCGAATCTGAATTACATCTACAACATGTTATTTActtaatttttgaaaataaatattttgaagcattggaatatttaaaaagttttgttatttttactaatgataaatttatatcagATGATGTCAAATTTGTAATAACCTACATAAATGTCAATTATACTGATAccgaaaaattaaatacatTTAATCGAAAGagatggaaaaaaatactcaAATTATTTAAGCTAGCTTATTCAGAAATTATAGGAACTATGAATAAACCATTAttagaatttttattaaaatctGGTATATCTGTAATAAAAACAGATCAATGtgaacaatataaaaaaagatcaACAAACTGTCCAACATGTATAGATGAATTAAAATCTGTTATATCACAAATTCCTAATATTCCAAAAACAAAAagctttttattatgtccTTACACTAATCAGATAATGGATGAAAATAACCCCCCATTTACTACACCAACTGGTCATGTATTTTCAGAAAAAGCTATATCTATGTTTCTTAAATCCGATgatgtttttatatgtcCTCATACACATGAGCGATACCGCCTCGATGACTTCTCACGTCTGTTCATTTGACAGAGAAGTTcaatttatgaaaaaaatagaaaaatattttttttttttttttttaagtgtCATATAATTCGTGTTTCATAGTTATAAACTAATTAAAATCGAATAAAATGCAAAAAcgtgtataaaaaaaaaaaaaaattaaactgTCACATTGTCAAAACATTGGCAGGACAATTGAATCACTCAGTGAAagatatttaaaaaaaaaatgtaatacaaaatatttgtcACTTTAGATAAGTTGTTTATAAAACTTTAGTGATTATACCCGAGGCTACAGTTTTTCCACCTTCCCTTAATGAAAAGCGAAGACCCGGAGTAACAGCTAAAGGGTACATAAGTTCAATagtacattttatattatcaccTGGGTTTGCTATTTGTGTATcttcatttaatataacaGCACAATTTACATCAGCGGTTCGTATATATACTTGCGGTCTAtaatatgatgaaaatggattttttcttcctccttcttcattttttaaaacataaatatctgattcaaattttttatatgttttcatATTTGGTATTTTTGTAACAACCATACCTCTagatatatcatttttttttacatttttaagcATGACTCCAATTTGATCACCTGCTTGTGCAGTATCTAAAGTTTTTCTAAACATTTCAATTCCAGTAATAACAGTTTTTATAgatttatcttttatacCTAAAATATCAACAGgttcattaattttaatagttCCTTGTTCAACCCTCCCAGTGGCTACTGTACCTTTTCCTGATATTTGTAATACATCATCAATGCTCATGAGGAAAGGTAAATCTATTTTTCTTTGTGGTTCatcaatataattatcacATGCatctaataattttaaaatagatGGAACTCCATATTCTGAAGGATCATCATTTAAAGCTTTTAAAGCAGAACCTTTAATAAATGGAATATTATCACCATCATATTTATGGaaagataataattctCTAACTTCTAATTCAACTAAATCTACTAATTCTTGATCTTCACACatatctattttatttaaatatacaataattttatttattccaaTCTGCcttgataataatacatgTTCTTTAGTTTGTGGCATTAAACCATCATATGCTGATACAACTAATATTGATCCATCCATTTGTGATGTACCAgtaatcatattttttatataatctaAATGTCCAGGACAATCAATATGACTATAATGCCTTTTTTCGGTTTCATATTCAACATGTGTAGCATTTATTGTTATTCCTCTTTTTTGTTCTTCAGGAGTTTTATCTATATCTTCATAAGATTTAAATGTACCTCGATCATATTTTGAACATACTTTAGTTATAGCTGCTGTTAATGTTGTTTTTCCATGATCTACATGTCCAATTGTTCCGATATTCATATGTGGCTTCTTTCTTTCAAATACTCCAATTgcaaacttttttttatcaatcttaaaaatgtttattttgttttggctatttaaatgtgtattattattaatgcaatattttatattagttTCTTTCACTTCATTTTCGTTTAATTGAACTAGATTGCTAACTCttcttttgtttataatattgttaCAGTTGTTCATGTAATTTTCAAGACTGCTTATTTTGTTCCCTACTCCATTTTTTGTCAGAGAACTTAAAATTCGTGACTTTGTTGTCATCATTGTTACAAATCTAAATTATGTTGGGGAGCTAAAATgcacacacacatatatatacaagtATATATGTGCACATGCACTTTAAGTTTTATGTTCAGGCGTTTTAACGCAACATTTACTTCTATAACATGAGCATGCTTACAAAGTAGTAGTGCTctccttttattttattcttaaaATGAAAGCATAGTAGTTTCTACTTTTTCAAATTagtaaaacaaaatgttTATCCAATTCTCTACCCCCACCCCTAGCAATATTTGTATTCCTGATTTGGTATGTatcaaaagaaaaaaaatataaacactGATCTGAGTCCTAAACTGTGTTATGTATTATCAATCCAAATAAActatgataattttttaattataatttttaaaattaataatcggtttgatatataaaaatagattaATTGTTATATTTGTGATACTTACATATGTACAAATTAGTATTAAACAATGTTATACTTGATTAATTttacttctttttttaaccccaatatactatttaattaatttttctatttcaatttaattatttattctgtttattttatatttattttatttctaaaaCAACAAATGTAGATATTTACATGACCTCCTACTGAAATTAATTTCAAatttaattcaaaaaaaaagaaggaaaaaaatgtatacacAAATcccaaatatttttatattcttttctctatataatatgatactagtatatataacataataTCAAGGTGCGTggatatagaaaaaaaataccttgccgttcagaaaaaaaaaaaaaattctgcAAGGTTAAAATATTGAcgcaaaataaaaaagaataaaacatttaCACGGAAGGGAAAAATAACATAGCAACCGatatacacatttataattttattattttttatttgacatttatctttatttttttgtaaaaatggaattattaaatgtattttaaattttatcacTAATTGctaatttgtatttttttttctgaacaTAATTTCTTTGTGCaggttttttatttcttcccGCGTTAGCTATACACAACGGGAACAAAAAACTGCTAGCCAATGTAtggtataatatatatatgtacatttttttttattcaacCTAAAAATGACCATAAGTAAGAAAATACAAAGCAACAAAAATGGATTATTCACTAGTTTGGTAATATGTGTAGCTTTAAGGGTACTCGTATTTTACGTGTTAAACATTTTAGAAGGCTCGAGCTATGGATATATTGAAAAGATTATAAGTATAGATagtatgatgaaaaaagaagatatacaaaatttagAAATACCCAAgcttaataataatgaaaacaaaaactGGGAGcaaaatcatataaatgattTGAATAACGATTTAGAACAATACTTTCAAACAAATAaacattataataaaaatataaaacaatatttatttaaaagtgATTCTATgtattattcatttaattcagatatatataatatgaaatatatatatgatagttatttattaagtaaaagatataaagacatatattcatttttagtACTACGAATTAAtcctatatttttaagctttttacattttattatatttaatgaaaaaaaaaatattatgaacacGGTCAGAATAAAAAcatcagaaaaaaaaataaatagacaatctaatattatagatatttttccatatcATGAATTTCgatattttatgttaatATGCTTAACAGATATATTcatagctatttttttatttctaataattgaacatataaaaaagaagaaagatttttttaattatatttatgaacaAACAAGCCAAAATGGatggaaaataattaatccTGTcttgttaataaatatttatttaaataatcctCTTACGATTTTAgcaaatgtatttttatctttagaCAATTTTAAGTTgctaataataacaatgtctttttatttgacTATATTAAGGATATCAACAAATTCAAACAaaatcattttatatattaattttttttgtataattgttttaaattcaattcttatttatataacatcctttcattttgtacttataattattgggataaataattttattatttctatcaaagaaaatataattacttCTCATATTAAAAACCAGATTGAATTTCAGAAACTCTTTTTTATCTTactcaaaaatattatcattttacTTTTCACTTGTGTGGTTTATGGcttattaataattgtgtcatattatatgaatggCAAATCGATTGTAAgcattgaaaaaaattggaaaaaaattggaaaaaaaattggaaaaaatataagcaCAATCtacatttatatcttttacttttttttacccCAGTCCTTTCTAAACAACACACTGATAAACGAATACAAGATTTTTTACCTGGTCCCTAATTTAGGGAATTATTGGTATATCTTTTCGACGgtaataatttgaaaaattgatttcataaaaaatgaaaaagtaaTACATGCATATTATTGGGCTTTACATatgttttgtttatttttttctttctatAGATGTTCAAGAATTATTACTACTCCTTTTTGTTTCTCTTTCACGTAAGATAAAAtagattttattttatattttattctatgttttattttttttgtacaCACATATCTATGGACATTTCTCCCCTTCTCACCTCCAGTTTCATATCTTCCTTTACCCCGTACCACTTTTTTTCCGTTTATCGAAGACACctcttatttatttaaaaattatgatcgCGGTAAAAATAGAGAAAAAGATTGCTAAATATGATTGCTTCATAGTAATGCGTGGacatttatgcatatatatttatatattttatattttttttttttcagattGCACTTGTATTTCATCCAAACATAGTAGTAAACGACATAATATACGTATTGGTATGTTAATTCGAAAATAGCagcatttaataatttataaaatatgaaattatatatagtatgtatttttttttcagacATTATTAGCTATAGATTACGAACATATGTTATATACTATTCCGTTTGCAAAACTAGTAAAAAGCAGAATGAAcaaacataatatatgtcTACATATGGACTTTTTCCAATATTGtaacaattattattttttatgtatttacattttttttagctgTCTATTTGGGTAGT contains:
- a CDS encoding elongation factor Tu, putative, with amino-acid sequence MNNCNNIINKRRVSNLVQLNENEVKETNIKYCINNNTHLNSQNKINIFKIDKKKFAIGVFERKKPHMNIGTIGHVDHGKTTLTAAITKVCSKYDRGTFKSYEDIDKTPEEQKRGITINATHVEYETEKRHYSHIDCPGHLDYIKNMITGTSQMDGSILVVSAYDGLMPQTKEHVLLSRQIGINKIIVYLNKIDMCEDQELVDLVELEVRELLSFHKYDGDNIPFIKGSALKALNDDPSEYGVPSILKLLDACDNYIDEPQRKIDLPFLMSIDDVLQISGKGTVATGRVEQGTIKINEPVDILGIKDKSIKTVITGIEMFRKTLDTAQAGDQIGVMLKNVKKNDISRGMVVTKIPNMKTYKKFESDIYVLKNEEGGRKNPFSSYYRPQVYIRTADVNCAVILNEDTQIANPGDNIKCTIELMYPLAVTPGLRFSLREGGKTVASGIITKVL
- a CDS encoding ER lumen protein retaining receptor 1, putative, with amino-acid sequence MKVVNDFLRVVNDPEKLKRYLSEHSFSIKVYTSFLVLVFIFYHLFSDGDFSFLLTLSSIISMFSFLMVFLKIEMSKSCAGVSLKMMECYVILNTARLLSIVPFEGYLPYDKSGDWLYQLVEAISLFTNCCVVYLCRYKYKKTYDSSNDIFNNMFLIIPAFVISIFIHPSLNSFFPADVSWSFALYLESVCVLPQLSMFQKEGKVAAFTTHFLASQALSKVLSFLFWIVSYKELNSSDNIIKSYVGVWVVIMQIVQLILMGDFIYHYIRCLSKGVSFDNLLNENV
- a CDS encoding GPI transamidase subunit PIG-U, putative — encoded protein: MTISKKIQSNKNGLFTSLVICVALRVLVFYVLNILEGSSYGYIEKIISIDSMMKKEDIQNLEIPKLNNNENKNWEQNHINDLNNDLEQYFQTNKHYNKNIKQYLFKSDSMYYSFNSDIYNMKYIYDSYLLSKRYKDIYSFLVLRINPIFLSFLHFIIFNEKKNIMNTVRIKTSEKKINRQSNIIDIFPYHEFRYFMLICLTDIFIAIFLFLIIEHIKKKKDFFNYIYEQTSQNGWKIINPVLLINIYLNNPLTILANVFLSLDNFKLLIITMSFYLTILRISTNSNKIILYINFFCIIVLNSILIYITSFHFVLIIIGINNFIISIKENIITSHIKNQIEFQKLFFILLKNIIILLFTCVVYGLLIIVSYYMNGKSISFLNNTLINEYKIFYLVPNLGNYWYIFSTMFKNYYYSFLFLFHFHIFLYPVPLFFRLSKTPLIYLKIMIAIALVFHPNIVVNDIIYVLLSIWVVHFSMFSVTLNMWLRKNTGNANFVLFNQLIVFNITAFIIVNSIKFYIRVQTPTIQREEGKCIVVSKASNNEFKLLNMFKKKNE